The Streptomyces europaeiscabiei genome window below encodes:
- a CDS encoding right-handed parallel beta-helix repeat-containing protein, whose product MRTAKFGTPALLLSVVTASSVAMTPGSASASTAAAGNTYYVAPNGNNGAAGTQAAPWASIARAQAVATAGDTVYFRGGTYAYTRANSTCSSQTAKVDAITLNKSGSSGNPIRYWAQPGEKPVFDFSRMTDNCRIKGFDVTGNWIHLKGLEVKGVPQNNNRNAESWGIWVSGSNDVFEQINTHHHMGTGLFISGGAGNLVLNSDAHDNYDPRSVDGPGENADGFGSHYTPAGRPANVFRGCRAWWNADDGFDLISTYSPVIIENSWAWRNGYVPGTTTPSGNGAGFKSGGYGGDYEANAPKHTVRSSVAFLNKAAGFYANHHPVANDFFNNTGYGNHPNFNMLGIDSRGAAVGRGNLRNNIAYTATATSNMSGTNAAYNSWNLGVPLSDSQFRSVSTSGWDAPRRTDGTLPVLPHLRLAANSALIDKGTDVGLPFSGSAPDLGAFENDGR is encoded by the coding sequence GTGAGAACCGCGAAGTTCGGCACCCCTGCCCTCCTGCTCTCGGTGGTCACGGCGAGTTCCGTCGCCATGACCCCCGGCTCGGCGTCCGCGAGCACCGCGGCGGCCGGAAACACCTACTACGTCGCCCCGAACGGAAACAACGGAGCAGCAGGTACGCAGGCCGCTCCGTGGGCATCGATCGCCCGTGCACAGGCCGTAGCCACGGCGGGCGACACGGTCTACTTCCGGGGCGGCACCTACGCCTACACCCGCGCGAACAGTACCTGTTCGAGTCAGACCGCCAAGGTCGACGCGATCACCCTCAACAAGAGCGGCAGCTCGGGCAACCCGATCCGGTACTGGGCCCAGCCGGGCGAGAAACCGGTCTTCGACTTCTCGCGGATGACGGACAACTGCCGCATCAAGGGCTTCGACGTCACCGGCAACTGGATCCACCTCAAAGGACTGGAAGTCAAGGGCGTTCCCCAGAACAACAACCGCAACGCCGAGTCCTGGGGGATCTGGGTCTCCGGCAGCAACGACGTCTTCGAGCAGATCAACACCCACCACCACATGGGCACCGGCCTGTTCATCAGCGGCGGAGCCGGCAACCTCGTCCTCAACTCGGACGCGCACGACAACTACGACCCGCGCAGCGTCGACGGGCCCGGCGAGAACGCCGACGGGTTCGGTTCGCACTACACGCCGGCCGGCCGCCCCGCGAACGTGTTCCGGGGTTGCCGCGCGTGGTGGAACGCCGATGACGGGTTCGACCTCATCTCCACCTACTCGCCCGTGATCATCGAGAACTCGTGGGCCTGGCGCAACGGGTACGTGCCGGGGACGACGACGCCCTCCGGCAACGGAGCCGGCTTCAAGTCCGGCGGCTACGGGGGCGACTACGAGGCCAACGCGCCCAAGCACACCGTCCGCTCCTCGGTGGCGTTCCTCAACAAGGCGGCCGGCTTCTACGCCAACCACCACCCGGTGGCCAACGACTTCTTCAACAACACCGGCTACGGAAACCACCCCAACTTCAACATGCTGGGAATCGACTCGCGCGGCGCCGCCGTCGGCCGGGGCAACCTGCGCAACAACATCGCCTACACCGCAACGGCGACGTCGAACATGAGCGGCACGAACGCCGCGTACAACTCCTGGAACCTCGGCGTCCCCCTGTCGGACTCCCAGTTCCGCAGTGTGTCGACGTCCGGCTGGGACGCGCCCCGCCGGACCGACGGGACCCTGCCCGTGCTGCCCCACCTCCGTCTCGCGGCGAACAGTGCCCTGATCGACAAGGGCACGGACGTGGGACTGCCCTTCAGCGGAAGTGCGCCGGATCTCGGCGCCTTTGAGAACGATGGAAGGTGA
- a CDS encoding SGNH/GDSL hydrolase family protein, translated as MRNLRILITTALVIALSSLGVSAASAADRVATNCTSASQAPAARAAAAPVTVWLAGDSTMANPSSGRCPVGWGSQFDALFNSDVTVKNQAVGGRSIQTWLYEGNVSSTKGSDGECRLTSTTYSSRWQAMLNSSTGMKAGDYLFIQFGINDSSSTCPRHVGPARYQQLMTTMAQAALARGAHPVLLTPVAAITCSGATATKNRGFVGETFAAGSATRAPVIDLQTLSVSLYNSLRFCPNNGDYGGSGPLGTFFCNDHTHFDTYGAQRVAGLVAADVRRQNLPLAAYLR; from the coding sequence TTGAGGAACTTACGGATTCTCATCACGACCGCGCTCGTGATCGCCTTGTCGAGCCTCGGTGTCAGCGCCGCATCCGCGGCGGACCGCGTCGCCACGAACTGCACCAGTGCCTCCCAGGCCCCGGCCGCACGGGCGGCCGCCGCGCCGGTCACCGTGTGGCTGGCCGGCGACTCCACCATGGCCAACCCGAGTTCCGGCCGTTGTCCGGTCGGCTGGGGCAGCCAGTTCGACGCCCTGTTCAACAGCGACGTGACCGTCAAGAACCAGGCCGTCGGAGGCCGCAGCATCCAGACCTGGCTGTACGAGGGGAACGTGAGCAGCACCAAGGGCTCGGACGGTGAGTGCCGCCTCACCTCCACCACGTACTCGTCCCGCTGGCAAGCGATGCTGAACTCGAGCACCGGAATGAAGGCAGGTGACTACCTGTTCATCCAGTTCGGCATCAACGACTCCTCCTCGACCTGCCCCCGGCACGTCGGCCCGGCCCGGTACCAGCAGCTGATGACCACGATGGCGCAGGCCGCCCTGGCCCGGGGCGCGCACCCGGTGCTGCTCACCCCGGTGGCCGCCATCACCTGCTCCGGCGCCACGGCGACCAAGAACCGCGGCTTCGTGGGCGAGACCTTCGCCGCCGGATCCGCCACCAGGGCGCCCGTCATCGACCTGCAGACGCTCAGCGTCTCGCTCTACAACAGTCTGCGCTTCTGCCCGAACAACGGCGACTACGGAGGCAGTGGTCCCCTGGGCACCTTCTTCTGCAACGACCACACCCACTTCGACACCTACGGCGCCCAGCGGGTCGCAGGGCTCGTCGCCGCTGATGTGCGCCGCCAGAACCTCCCGCTCGCCGCGTATCTCAGGTAG
- a CDS encoding rhamnogalacturonan acetylesterase, whose translation MTSYFEGHGPRLGVVGLLTLATLVGTGAGHTSATTRALPAGCSGTAPIKCHYAVSPGTYDVTVSLGGAAAAETDMWVEARRLMLPATKTAAGAATTYSFTVDVRQLEGQPTGQGGTGNPGLDIRFAGAAPQVSAVSVKPASRPLVAYLAGDSTVCDQPVAPYTGWGQMITPAVGPGASVANYADSGESSGSFLRNSALFPALLPKIRANDAVFIQFGHNDKQTSASAFRSNLTSMITQVRAKGGVPVLVTPPVRRLFDGNRLTPTALHVNGVGVNLPAEMRSVGTAQNVPVIDLTTKSRTLVESLGPSASAQLFLRSSVDGVTDNTHFSQYGASQMGGLVLRSIREQRLPLAAYLR comes from the coding sequence ATGACATCTTATTTCGAAGGGCACGGGCCCAGGCTGGGAGTGGTCGGTCTGCTGACCCTTGCGACGCTGGTCGGCACCGGTGCGGGGCATACCAGTGCCACCACACGGGCGCTGCCGGCCGGTTGTTCCGGCACTGCGCCGATCAAGTGTCACTACGCGGTCTCACCCGGCACCTACGACGTGACGGTCTCCCTCGGTGGTGCCGCCGCCGCCGAGACCGACATGTGGGTGGAGGCCCGGCGCCTGATGCTTCCGGCGACGAAGACGGCGGCCGGTGCCGCCACCACGTACTCGTTCACGGTCGACGTGCGGCAGTTGGAAGGGCAGCCGACCGGCCAGGGCGGCACCGGAAACCCCGGTCTGGACATCCGGTTCGCGGGGGCCGCCCCGCAGGTGTCGGCCGTCTCAGTGAAACCGGCGAGCCGACCGCTGGTCGCCTACCTGGCCGGTGATTCGACCGTGTGCGACCAGCCCGTGGCCCCGTACACGGGCTGGGGCCAGATGATCACACCGGCGGTGGGCCCCGGTGCATCCGTCGCCAACTATGCCGATTCGGGGGAGAGTTCGGGCAGTTTCCTGAGGAACTCGGCGCTCTTCCCGGCGTTGCTGCCCAAGATCAGGGCGAACGACGCGGTCTTCATCCAGTTCGGCCACAACGACAAACAGACCAGCGCGTCAGCCTTCCGGAGCAATCTCACCTCCATGATCACGCAGGTCCGTGCGAAGGGCGGCGTCCCCGTCCTGGTGACGCCGCCGGTCCGCCGGCTGTTCGACGGCAACCGGCTCACGCCCACAGCACTGCACGTCAACGGCGTCGGCGTGAACCTGCCCGCCGAGATGCGCTCTGTCGGCACGGCGCAGAACGTGCCGGTGATCGATCTCACCACCAAGAGCAGGACGCTGGTCGAGTCCCTCGGCCCGTCCGCCTCCGCACAGCTCTTCCTGCGCTCATCCGTCGACGGTGTCACGGACAACACCCACTTCTCGCAGTACGGCGCGAGCCAGATGGGCGGGCTGGTGCTCCGGAGCATCCGCGAGCAGCGCCTGCCCCTGGCCGCGTACCTGCGCTGA
- a CDS encoding arabinogalactan endo-1,4-beta-galactosidase, translated as MSPQPPTPVAGRISRRTLLKATTATAGALATAVAFAELETPAEAAASFVKGVDISWAPQMEARGHSWKNASGQTQDLLTILKGYGITAVRLRTFVNPSNDPANGHCGINEVAAFAKRVKAAGMSIMLDYMFGDTWNSVGVQNPPAAWRNMSYSQMRTALGTYVNQTMAVMRNNDVLPTWVQIGNEINSGICRPVGSVSNGAQMTGLLNAAYDQVKAVSPNSTVCIHLAQPQKYDVMTTFFSRFAASGGKWDMSVFSSYGSADLAPGIVANMKKISDAYGKPFLQSEFGGRVDRVSATQASLVAYIKALKTNGGQGIFYWEPECMSPFTGYNMGPGTPPANGPQRS; from the coding sequence ATGTCCCCGCAACCCCCCACACCAGTTGCCGGGCGCATCAGCCGGCGAACACTGCTCAAGGCCACCACCGCCACCGCCGGAGCGCTCGCCACCGCGGTCGCGTTCGCCGAACTCGAGACACCTGCCGAGGCCGCGGCGAGTTTCGTCAAGGGCGTCGACATCAGCTGGGCACCTCAGATGGAGGCGCGCGGCCACTCCTGGAAGAACGCGAGCGGGCAGACCCAGGATCTGCTGACGATCCTCAAGGGCTACGGCATCACCGCCGTACGGCTGCGCACCTTCGTCAACCCGTCGAACGACCCGGCCAACGGGCACTGCGGCATCAACGAGGTCGCCGCCTTCGCCAAGCGGGTCAAGGCCGCCGGCATGTCGATCATGCTCGACTACATGTTCGGCGACACCTGGAACTCCGTCGGCGTGCAGAACCCGCCCGCGGCCTGGCGGAACATGAGCTACAGCCAGATGCGCACCGCGCTGGGCACGTACGTGAACCAGACCATGGCGGTCATGAGGAACAACGACGTGCTCCCCACCTGGGTGCAGATCGGCAACGAGATCAACAGCGGAATCTGCCGCCCGGTCGGCAGCGTCTCCAACGGGGCGCAGATGACGGGGCTACTCAACGCCGCATACGACCAGGTCAAGGCGGTGTCACCGAACTCGACGGTGTGCATCCACCTGGCCCAGCCGCAGAAGTACGACGTGATGACGACGTTCTTCAGCCGCTTCGCCGCGAGCGGCGGCAAGTGGGACATGTCGGTGTTCTCGTCCTACGGCAGTGCCGACCTCGCCCCCGGGATCGTGGCGAACATGAAGAAGATCTCCGACGCCTACGGCAAACCGTTCCTGCAGAGCGAGTTCGGTGGCCGGGTGGACCGGGTCTCCGCCACCCAGGCCTCGCTGGTCGCCTACATCAAGGCCCTCAAGACCAACGGCGGGCAGGGCATCTTCTACTGGGAGCCGGAGTGCATGTCCCCGTTCACCGGCTACAACATGGGGCCTGGGACTCCTCCAGCAAACGGCCCACAGCGATCATGA
- a CDS encoding rhamnogalacturonan lyase, with product MTDPHRHPRTAALPRRFPRRSSKRLFRGLTAATALALSALTGLPQTAHAATARQVERLDRGLTSVHTGSGNLVSWRWLATDPNDVAFNVYRGGTRLNSSPLTTSTNYVDAGAPDSADYTVRAVVNGVEQAPSEHALQFRTGYKDVPISPPPGGTSPGNSPYTYEANDASVGDLDGDGTLDIVLKWQPTNAKDNSQSGYTGNTVVDGIRLDGTRLWRIDLGRNIRSGAHYTQFQVYDYDGDGRAEIAMKTADGTKDGTGAVIGSSSADHRNSSGYVLSGPEYLTMFNGQTGKAMQSVDYVPARGTVSSWGDSYGNRVDRFLAGTAYLDGSRPSVIMARGYYTRAVIAAWDWRNGQFTRRWTFDSNANSGYAGQGNHQLSVADVDGDGKDEVVYGAMAVDDNGNGLWTTRNGHGDAMHVGDLDPSRPGLEEFKVDEDGSKPSSWMADARTGQILWSTPAGGDNGRGVSGDIWSGSAGAESWSSLVSGVRNPKGAVVAGRKPGSSNFLAWWDGDTTRELLDGTHIDKYGTSGDTRLLTGSGVHSNNGTKSTPSLSGDILGDWREEVIWPTSSNTALRIYSTPHQTTTRITTLLHDTQYRTALAWQNTAYNQPPHPSFFIGASMPTPPRPTVAAPNGR from the coding sequence GTGACCGACCCGCACCGGCATCCGCGCACCGCAGCGCTCCCCAGGCGATTCCCACGCCGGTCGAGCAAGCGGCTGTTCCGCGGCCTGACGGCCGCCACCGCACTGGCCCTCTCCGCACTCACCGGACTGCCGCAGACCGCGCACGCCGCGACCGCGCGGCAGGTGGAACGCCTGGATCGGGGCCTGACCAGCGTCCACACCGGCAGCGGGAACCTGGTGTCGTGGCGGTGGCTGGCCACTGACCCGAACGATGTTGCCTTCAACGTCTACCGTGGCGGCACCAGGCTCAATTCCTCGCCGCTGACCACCTCGACGAACTACGTGGACGCCGGCGCCCCGGACTCGGCCGACTACACGGTGCGCGCGGTGGTGAACGGCGTCGAGCAGGCGCCGTCCGAGCACGCGCTCCAGTTCCGCACCGGGTACAAGGACGTGCCGATCTCCCCGCCGCCCGGGGGCACTTCACCGGGCAACTCGCCGTACACCTACGAGGCCAACGACGCCTCCGTGGGCGACCTCGACGGCGACGGCACCCTGGACATCGTTCTGAAGTGGCAGCCGACGAACGCCAAGGACAACTCCCAGTCCGGCTACACCGGCAACACGGTCGTCGACGGCATCAGGCTCGACGGCACCCGCCTGTGGCGGATCGACCTGGGCCGCAACATCCGCTCCGGCGCGCACTACACACAGTTCCAGGTGTACGACTACGACGGCGACGGCCGGGCCGAGATCGCCATGAAGACCGCCGACGGCACCAAGGACGGAACCGGCGCGGTCATCGGCAGTTCCTCGGCAGACCACCGCAACTCCTCGGGCTATGTGCTGTCCGGCCCCGAGTACCTGACGATGTTCAACGGGCAGACGGGCAAGGCGATGCAGTCCGTCGACTACGTCCCGGCCCGAGGCACGGTGTCGTCCTGGGGGGACTCCTACGGCAACCGCGTGGACCGGTTCCTGGCGGGCACGGCCTACCTGGACGGCTCACGCCCCTCGGTGATCATGGCTCGTGGCTACTACACCCGTGCGGTGATCGCGGCCTGGGACTGGCGGAACGGACAGTTCACCCGCCGGTGGACCTTCGACTCCAACGCCAACAGCGGCTACGCCGGCCAGGGCAACCACCAGTTGTCGGTCGCGGACGTGGACGGGGACGGCAAGGACGAGGTCGTCTACGGCGCGATGGCCGTCGACGACAACGGCAACGGCCTGTGGACGACGCGGAACGGCCACGGGGACGCGATGCACGTGGGCGACCTCGACCCGTCCCGGCCGGGTCTGGAGGAGTTCAAGGTCGACGAGGACGGCTCCAAGCCGTCCTCCTGGATGGCGGACGCGAGGACCGGCCAGATCCTCTGGTCCACCCCGGCCGGCGGTGACAACGGCCGGGGTGTGTCCGGTGACATCTGGTCCGGCAGCGCGGGCGCCGAGTCGTGGTCGTCGCTCGTGAGCGGCGTCCGCAATCCCAAGGGCGCGGTGGTCGCCGGCCGCAAGCCCGGGTCCAGCAACTTCCTCGCGTGGTGGGACGGCGACACCACGCGCGAACTCCTCGACGGCACCCACATCGACAAGTACGGCACCTCCGGTGACACCCGCCTGCTCACCGGCTCCGGGGTCCACTCCAACAACGGCACCAAGTCGACGCCGTCCTTGTCCGGCGACATCCTCGGCGACTGGCGCGAGGAGGTCATCTGGCCGACGTCCAGCAACACGGCCCTGCGGATCTACTCCACGCCGCACCAGACCACTACGCGGATCACGACCCTCCTCCACGACACCCAGTACCGCACGGCCCTGGCCTGGCAGAACACTGCCTACAACCAGCCCCCGCACCCCAGCTTCTTCATCGGCGCCAGCATGCCCACGCCACCCCGCCCCACCGTCGCGGCGCCGAACGGCCGCTGA
- a CDS encoding glycoside hydrolase family 5 protein — MIAAHPGRAGCVAAHHARKASRRAIGCVRFPADVDTPPGQRAAPAAPTRADRSTWGPDTPEDAKKGKLMVSLAGKIRIVFLAVLLAVAASVYGAAHQASADTVAQSSASQIVADMGAGWNLGNQLEATTNGIPSETAWGQPTVTQALIDKVRAAGFRTIRIPVSYLGYIGAGPNYTINASWLNRVQEVVNYAYNRGLHVLINMHGDGYKTVNGSWLICDSPSQATIKAKYEKAWQQIANRFKNYDQRLILESMNEEFDGQYGRPTQPCYSNINSYNQIFVDTVRKTGGNNSSRWLLVTGWNTNIDYTAGNYGFALPSDQYRSPSIPANERRIMISVHHYSPWDFAGEESGTITQWGRAATNPSRTSTWGQEDYLDAQLKTMRDVFVTKGYPVVLGEYGAIDKSSFDSSNNRYRADFARAVTATAKKYGAAPVYWDNGATDRYGFGLFNRRSLTVTQQGIINAIMTGVGSSVPGSGLPSGA; from the coding sequence GTGATCGCCGCGCATCCGGGCCGTGCGGGGTGCGTGGCCGCCCACCACGCCCGCAAGGCCAGCCGTCGCGCCATCGGCTGTGTTCGTTTCCCGGCCGACGTGGACACACCGCCCGGACAGCGGGCGGCTCCGGCCGCTCCCACTCGTGCAGACAGATCCACTTGGGGGCCCGACACCCCCGAGGACGCAAAGAAAGGAAAGCTCATGGTTTCACTAGCAGGGAAGATCAGAATCGTTTTCCTTGCCGTCCTGTTGGCAGTTGCCGCATCCGTGTACGGCGCGGCGCATCAGGCATCGGCCGACACCGTGGCACAGTCGAGCGCTTCGCAGATCGTGGCCGACATGGGCGCGGGGTGGAATCTGGGGAACCAACTCGAAGCCACCACCAACGGAATCCCCAGCGAAACAGCGTGGGGCCAGCCGACGGTCACGCAGGCCCTCATCGACAAGGTGAGGGCGGCAGGGTTCAGGACGATCCGGATCCCGGTCTCCTACCTGGGATACATAGGGGCCGGCCCGAATTACACGATCAACGCCTCCTGGCTGAACAGAGTCCAGGAAGTCGTCAACTACGCCTACAACAGGGGCCTGCATGTGCTGATCAACATGCACGGCGACGGGTACAAGACCGTCAACGGCTCCTGGCTGATCTGCGATTCACCCTCCCAGGCGACGATCAAAGCCAAGTACGAGAAAGCTTGGCAGCAGATCGCGAACAGGTTCAAGAACTACGACCAGCGCCTGATCCTGGAGTCCATGAACGAGGAGTTCGACGGGCAGTACGGCCGCCCGACCCAACCGTGCTACTCGAACATCAACAGCTATAACCAGATCTTCGTGGACACCGTGCGGAAAACGGGTGGAAACAACAGTTCGAGGTGGCTGCTCGTGACCGGATGGAACACGAACATCGATTACACCGCGGGGAACTACGGATTCGCGCTTCCGTCCGACCAGTACCGCTCCCCCTCCATTCCCGCAAATGAGCGACGGATCATGATCTCCGTTCACCACTACAGCCCGTGGGACTTCGCCGGAGAGGAAAGCGGCACCATCACTCAATGGGGCCGGGCGGCGACCAACCCATCGAGGACGTCGACCTGGGGACAGGAGGACTACCTGGACGCGCAGCTCAAGACGATGCGCGACGTGTTCGTCACCAAGGGGTATCCGGTCGTGCTGGGCGAATACGGTGCCATCGACAAGTCATCCTTCGATTCGTCGAACAACAGGTACCGCGCGGACTTCGCTCGGGCCGTCACGGCCACCGCCAAGAAATACGGCGCGGCCCCCGTCTACTGGGACAACGGTGCCACCGATCGGTACGGGTTCGGGCTGTTCAACCGGCGCTCCCTCACGGTCACCCAGCAGGGCATCATCAACGCCATCATGACCGGCGTCGGCAGCAGCGTCCCCGGCTCCGGCCTTCCGTCCGGCGCGTAG
- a CDS encoding twin-arginine translocation signal domain-containing protein, with protein MTMQRRSFLTLSTAGAAGVGMSLLGSGQAEATARAGAPTLRFAAGVRQYAWSRDRLRADATSRTTTWESALS; from the coding sequence ATGACCATGCAACGGCGCAGTTTCCTGACCCTGAGCACGGCCGGAGCCGCGGGCGTGGGCATGTCCCTGCTCGGCTCGGGCCAGGCAGAAGCCACCGCGCGGGCGGGAGCTCCGACCCTGCGGTTCGCGGCCGGCGTGCGCCAGTACGCCTGGAGCCGCGACCGCCTTCGCGCCGACGCCACCTCCCGTACGACCACCTGGGAATCCGCCCTGAGCTGA
- a CDS encoding PaaX family transcriptional regulator, with protein MPILSTAPEPILPNLSHLEEIFSDEGDGAAGPVRSPGWQSGVSPQGLTVTLIADYTFPVRAWLPSAAIVALLGEFQVTAGAARTTISRLMRRGVLEGSRRGRYSSYRLTSQAAVDLWSGASSIATFTTQPDSWDGRWTLIAFSVPEQESTRRRALRTALRWRGFAPLYDALWVSPHPLTPKGRIEVADLARGAVTVFRARQEELDTEVDRNPVEAWDLPGIAEHYRAFIDRWSGLLPLISTDRVTGADAVRARTEVMHAYRHFPILDPLLPVGLLPPGWPRSRAREVCVAVYDGLLQPAQDHVRSVVTRFAQGPHPDIRAHTIAGMSAGIGYG; from the coding sequence GTGCCGATCCTGTCCACCGCGCCGGAGCCGATCTTGCCGAACCTGTCCCACCTCGAGGAGATCTTCTCCGACGAGGGTGACGGCGCCGCCGGCCCCGTGCGGTCGCCCGGTTGGCAGAGCGGCGTATCGCCGCAGGGACTCACGGTGACATTGATCGCCGACTACACGTTCCCCGTCCGGGCGTGGTTGCCGTCGGCGGCGATCGTGGCACTGCTCGGAGAGTTCCAGGTGACCGCGGGCGCCGCCCGCACGACGATCAGCAGGCTGATGCGCCGTGGGGTGCTGGAGGGCAGCCGGCGCGGGCGGTACAGCTCCTACCGACTGACGTCGCAGGCCGCCGTCGATCTATGGAGCGGCGCCAGCTCGATCGCCACCTTCACCACCCAACCCGACTCATGGGACGGTCGGTGGACACTGATCGCCTTCTCCGTCCCGGAGCAGGAGAGCACGCGGCGGCGCGCACTGCGCACCGCGCTGCGCTGGCGCGGATTCGCGCCGCTGTACGACGCGCTCTGGGTGTCGCCGCATCCCCTGACCCCCAAGGGGCGGATCGAGGTGGCCGACCTGGCGCGGGGAGCGGTTACCGTGTTCCGCGCGCGGCAGGAGGAACTGGACACGGAGGTCGACCGCAATCCGGTCGAGGCGTGGGACCTGCCCGGCATCGCCGAGCACTACCGGGCTTTCATCGACCGTTGGAGCGGCCTGCTTCCGCTCATCAGCACCGACCGCGTCACCGGTGCCGACGCGGTGCGCGCCCGGACCGAGGTCATGCACGCCTACCGGCACTTCCCCATCCTGGACCCGCTGCTCCCCGTCGGGCTGCTGCCGCCCGGCTGGCCCCGGTCGCGGGCGCGGGAAGTGTGCGTCGCGGTGTACGACGGACTGCTCCAGCCGGCCCAGGACCATGTCCGCTCCGTAGTGACCCGATTCGCGCAGGGACCGCACCCCGACATCAGGGCCCATACGATCGCCGGCATGAGTGCGGGTATCGGCTACGGCTGA
- a CDS encoding serine/threonine-protein kinase yields the protein MLDESDPGAVGGYPLLARLGEGGMGRVYLSRTVSGRPLALKTVRAELGREPGFEERFAREIRNSDQVRSPWTPAVVDYSPVGQRPQWLATEYVAAPSLAEWVRQYGPLPEQNVRALAAELFGALGAVHGAGLAHRDVKPSNVLLGRRSPLLIDFGIARAREDTRHTRTGGVIGTPGYLAPEQASAGESGAPGDVFSLASVLVYAATGRGPFSRPNEEFSPAVLLYRIVHQEPNLDGVPAALIPFLRSCLAKNPEQRPTPADVSVLLERLGGRCGTWPQLLPEALEKDLAVREEEADTLVSTTVRSPSVPAVSREPEDGPAPADAGTAVLPPSDAVRRWLSSRTGRVVAGTTAAALMATAGTFVVQHSSGDDGSGGTPSATSLPAAWAGTWVGTGPGNPTPDSFSKPRTNRFTVTLTLHPAQQGEGAGKQVSNVTEVNTKLELGCTETLKLREVRKASMVLTAVTSQPTDPSAEVGCPRGNVYVVTKTGRDTLSLSDEGDPSAGAPSTLTRR from the coding sequence TTGCTGGACGAGTCCGATCCGGGGGCTGTGGGGGGTTATCCCCTGCTGGCGCGGCTCGGTGAAGGTGGCATGGGGCGGGTGTACCTGTCCCGGACGGTGTCGGGTCGTCCGCTGGCGCTGAAGACGGTGCGCGCCGAGCTCGGACGGGAGCCGGGGTTCGAGGAGCGGTTCGCGCGGGAGATCCGCAACAGCGACCAGGTGCGCTCCCCCTGGACGCCTGCGGTGGTGGACTACAGCCCGGTGGGGCAACGCCCGCAGTGGCTCGCCACCGAGTACGTGGCCGCGCCGTCCCTGGCGGAGTGGGTGCGACAGTACGGCCCGCTGCCCGAGCAGAACGTCCGGGCACTGGCGGCCGAGCTTTTCGGGGCGCTGGGAGCGGTACACGGGGCCGGGCTGGCCCACCGGGATGTCAAGCCGTCCAATGTGCTGCTGGGCCGCCGCAGTCCGTTGCTCATCGACTTCGGGATCGCGCGCGCGAGGGAGGACACGCGTCATACGAGGACCGGCGGTGTGATCGGTACCCCCGGCTACCTGGCGCCGGAGCAGGCGAGCGCCGGGGAATCGGGTGCGCCTGGTGATGTGTTCTCGCTGGCTTCGGTGCTGGTGTACGCGGCAACGGGCCGGGGCCCGTTTTCCCGCCCCAACGAGGAGTTCTCGCCTGCGGTGCTGCTCTACCGCATCGTGCATCAGGAGCCGAACCTCGACGGCGTTCCGGCGGCCCTGATCCCGTTCCTGCGGTCCTGTCTGGCCAAGAACCCCGAGCAGCGGCCCACGCCCGCCGATGTGAGCGTTCTGCTGGAACGTCTGGGCGGCCGGTGCGGTACCTGGCCGCAGCTGCTGCCCGAGGCGCTGGAGAAGGATCTCGCCGTGCGCGAGGAGGAGGCGGACACGTTGGTCTCCACGACAGTGCGATCGCCATCTGTGCCGGCTGTGTCACGTGAGCCCGAAGACGGCCCGGCCCCGGCCGACGCGGGGACCGCCGTCCTGCCGCCTTCCGACGCCGTGCGACGGTGGCTGTCAAGCCGTACCGGCCGGGTGGTGGCCGGGACCACGGCCGCGGCCTTGATGGCGACGGCAGGCACGTTCGTCGTGCAGCATTCCTCCGGCGATGACGGGTCCGGCGGAACGCCTTCGGCCACATCGCTTCCCGCGGCCTGGGCAGGTACATGGGTCGGTACCGGGCCGGGCAATCCCACCCCTGACAGTTTCAGTAAGCCCCGGACCAACCGGTTCACCGTCACTTTGACTCTCCACCCGGCACAACAGGGTGAGGGGGCGGGCAAGCAAGTCAGCAACGTGACCGAAGTGAACACCAAACTCGAGCTGGGATGCACCGAGACCCTGAAGTTGCGGGAAGTACGCAAGGCTTCAATGGTCCTCACGGCTGTCACCAGCCAACCCACCGACCCCTCGGCCGAAGTGGGCTGTCCCCGCGGCAATGTCTACGTCGTCACGAAGACCGGCCGAGACACCCTGAGCCTGAGCGACGAGGGTGACCCGTCCGCCGGGGCGCCGTCCACTCTCACCCGGCGGTGA